In Archangium violaceum, the following are encoded in one genomic region:
- a CDS encoding ABC transporter permease, protein MGDRLRAVLPSVLSVFLALAVCWVFIALTRDAETATGAYLHMLRGGLGDWAAYLDGGRVTLLTRPLGEATIKAALLLFTGLSVAVAFKVGLFNIGAQGQMLVGALAAAVVGAQLALPSALHILAALLAAGVAGGLWALIAAVLKLTRGVHEVISTIMLNWVAVSLVDNWLAVGPLRAGAGTNLSTTGTAEIATSAQLPRLMGEMSRLHLGFPLALAVALAIWVWLARLRQGFETRAVGLGPEAARAAGIPVARRTLEAMGLAGALAGLAGAVLVLGTEFRYPGSLGAPYGFDGIAISLIGGNHPLGVALSALFFGVLRAGGTRMQLLGVHKSYPELIQGLALLFVAGRMVWLALLRRRVVPTAPNKQPEPSPEVPRA, encoded by the coding sequence ATGGGTGACCGGCTGCGCGCGGTGCTCCCCTCCGTCCTCTCCGTGTTCCTGGCCCTGGCGGTGTGCTGGGTGTTCATCGCCCTCACGCGCGACGCGGAGACGGCCACCGGGGCCTACCTGCACATGCTGCGCGGAGGCCTGGGCGACTGGGCGGCGTACCTCGACGGGGGCCGCGTCACCCTGCTGACCCGGCCTCTCGGCGAGGCCACCATCAAGGCCGCCCTGCTCCTCTTCACCGGGCTGTCCGTGGCGGTGGCCTTCAAGGTGGGCCTCTTCAACATCGGCGCCCAGGGGCAGATGCTGGTGGGCGCGCTCGCGGCGGCGGTGGTGGGCGCCCAGCTGGCGCTGCCTTCCGCGCTGCACATCCTGGCGGCGCTGCTCGCGGCCGGCGTGGCCGGCGGCCTGTGGGCGCTCATCGCCGCGGTGCTCAAGCTCACCCGCGGCGTCCACGAGGTCATCTCCACCATCATGCTCAACTGGGTGGCGGTGAGCCTGGTGGACAACTGGCTGGCGGTGGGTCCCCTCCGGGCCGGAGCCGGCACCAACCTCTCCACCACGGGCACCGCGGAGATCGCCACCAGCGCGCAGCTGCCCCGGCTGATGGGGGAGATGTCGCGCCTGCACCTGGGCTTCCCGCTGGCGCTGGCGGTGGCGCTGGCCATCTGGGTGTGGCTCGCGCGGCTGCGCCAGGGTTTCGAGACACGCGCGGTGGGCCTGGGCCCCGAGGCGGCCCGGGCCGCGGGGATTCCCGTGGCCCGCCGCACCCTCGAGGCCATGGGCCTGGCGGGAGCGCTCGCGGGCCTGGCCGGCGCGGTGCTGGTGCTGGGCACCGAGTTCCGCTACCCGGGCTCCCTGGGCGCCCCGTACGGCTTCGACGGCATCGCCATCTCGCTCATCGGCGGCAACCACCCGCTGGGCGTGGCGCTGTCCGCCCTCTTCTTCGGAGTGCTGCGCGCGGGCGGCACGCGCATGCAGCTGCTGGGCGTGCACAAGAGCTACCCCGAGCTCATCCAGGGCCTGGCCCTGCTCTTCGTCGCGGGCCGGATGGTGTGGCTCGCCCTGCTACGCCGACGGGTGGTGCCCACGGCTCCCAACAAACAGCCGGAGCCGAGCCCGGAGGTGCCCCGTGCTTGA
- the deoC gene encoding deoxyribose-phosphate aldolase → MAEAQDIQRLVEEIADHVRRNPPASQAGRQGQGAPSVRTARVAPESIRSNADLAPYIDHTLLKPEATREDVARVAREAAEHGFATVCVNSSHVATVAGILAGSRSVPIAVVGFPLGAALSSAKAFEAREAIAAGAREIDMVVHVGALKARDYTLVLEDISQVVEASRPYPVKVILETSLLSRDEKIAACVLSKAAGAAFVKTSTGFGSGGATVEDVALMRQVVGEDVGVKASGGIRSAEDALKMIQAGANRLGASASVAIVSGERSTAKY, encoded by the coding sequence ATGGCCGAGGCTCAAGACATCCAGCGTCTCGTCGAGGAGATCGCCGACCACGTCCGCCGCAACCCGCCAGCTTCCCAGGCGGGCAGGCAGGGGCAGGGGGCTCCATCCGTCCGCACCGCCCGCGTCGCGCCCGAGTCCATCCGGAGCAACGCCGACCTGGCGCCGTACATCGACCACACGCTCCTCAAGCCCGAGGCCACCCGCGAGGACGTGGCCCGGGTGGCGCGCGAGGCGGCGGAGCACGGCTTCGCCACGGTGTGCGTGAACTCGTCCCACGTGGCCACGGTGGCGGGCATCCTGGCCGGCTCGCGCTCGGTGCCCATCGCCGTGGTGGGCTTCCCCCTGGGCGCGGCCCTCTCGAGCGCCAAGGCCTTCGAGGCCCGCGAGGCCATCGCCGCCGGGGCCCGGGAAATCGACATGGTCGTCCACGTCGGCGCGCTCAAGGCCCGCGACTACACGCTCGTGCTGGAGGACATCTCCCAGGTGGTGGAGGCCAGCCGGCCCTATCCGGTGAAGGTCATCCTCGAGACGAGCCTGCTCTCACGGGACGAGAAGATCGCCGCCTGTGTGTTGTCCAAGGCGGCGGGCGCGGCGTTCGTGAAGACGTCCACGGGCTTTGGCTCCGGTGGGGCCACCGTGGAGGACGTGGCGCTCATGCGCCAGGTGGTGGGCGAGGACGTGGGGGTGAAGGCCTCCGGCGGCATCCGTTCGGCGGAGGACGCCCTGAAGATGATTCAGGCGGGGGCCAACCGCCTGGGAGCCTCGGCGTCCGTGGCCATCGTGTCGGGCGAGAGGTCCACCGCGAAGTACTAG
- a CDS encoding ComEC/Rec2 family competence protein: MAFVRLLLALVVLLGALPGLAATTSAPRPGSLTVYFFDVGQGDSTLIVSPTGKTVLIDGGTPESDDRLVARVRELVPGPLDMVILTHPHLDHLGGLAKVIQAVGARRYMDPGFDHPSEAYRKLLDVVGRKVGQVMTPTPNPSAPETLLTIGLGEGVTLTILSPRMPQEAFLTRTRSDVNANSIVAKLTYGKTAFLFVGDAEPETEEHLLGKPIDFTSTVMKVAHHGGRYSSTAPFLAAVKPQAAIISCGAGNDYGHPTDEALQRLGAVGAHIFRTDLQGEVVAVSNGATVTLTPSKGKASPTVVTGRVEGPVATGPMPTGASRANRVAPKVVPARGTLPEGGTTTVAASARGSGPGYVSLKGSKVFHREDCSTLKRAKTKERTVYPTREEALRERRAAEDCDP; the protein is encoded by the coding sequence ATGGCCTTCGTGAGGCTCCTCCTCGCTCTCGTCGTCCTGCTCGGCGCCCTGCCGGGCCTGGCGGCCACCACCTCCGCGCCTCGACCCGGGTCCCTCACCGTCTACTTCTTCGACGTGGGCCAGGGGGACTCGACGCTCATCGTCTCGCCCACCGGAAAGACGGTCCTCATCGACGGCGGCACGCCCGAGTCCGACGACAGGCTGGTGGCCCGCGTGCGCGAGCTCGTCCCGGGGCCGCTGGACATGGTCATCCTCACCCACCCCCACCTGGACCACCTGGGAGGCCTGGCCAAGGTCATCCAGGCGGTGGGCGCCAGGCGCTACATGGACCCGGGCTTCGACCACCCGAGCGAGGCCTACCGCAAGCTGCTGGACGTGGTGGGCAGGAAGGTGGGCCAGGTGATGACGCCCACGCCCAACCCCAGCGCGCCCGAGACGCTCCTCACCATCGGCCTGGGCGAGGGCGTGACGCTCACCATCCTCTCGCCGCGCATGCCGCAGGAGGCGTTCCTCACCCGCACGCGCTCGGACGTCAACGCCAACTCCATCGTCGCCAAGCTGACGTACGGGAAGACGGCGTTCCTCTTCGTGGGAGACGCGGAGCCGGAGACGGAGGAGCACCTGCTGGGCAAGCCCATCGACTTCACCTCCACGGTGATGAAGGTGGCGCACCACGGAGGACGCTACTCGTCCACCGCGCCCTTCCTCGCGGCGGTGAAGCCCCAGGCGGCCATCATCTCCTGCGGCGCGGGCAACGACTACGGGCATCCCACGGACGAGGCCCTCCAGCGGCTCGGCGCCGTGGGCGCGCACATCTTCCGCACGGACCTCCAGGGCGAGGTGGTCGCGGTGAGCAACGGCGCCACCGTCACCCTCACCCCGAGCAAGGGGAAGGCCTCGCCCACCGTCGTCACCGGCCGGGTGGAGGGCCCCGTCGCCACCGGCCCCATGCCCACGGGTGCCTCGCGCGCGAACAGGGTGGCCCCCAAGGTGGTCCCCGCCCGGGGCACGCTCCCGGAGGGCGGCACGACCACGGTCGCGGCCTCGGCCCGGGGCTCGGGACCGGGCTACGTGAGCCTCAAGGGCAGCAAGGTGTTCCACCGCGAGGACTGCTCCACGCTCAAACGCGCGAAGACGAAGGAGCGCACGGTGTACCCGACCCGGGAAGAAGCCCTGCGTGAGCGCCGCGCCGCCGAGGATTGCGACCCATGA
- a CDS encoding DUF3006 domain-containing protein translates to MPKATVDRFEDELAVLIVDGREVTRPREELPPEAREGDVLDLDTLKVDPAATERLRAQVRRARERAMKKKTPPPGNFDL, encoded by the coding sequence ATGCCCAAGGCCACCGTGGACCGATTCGAGGACGAGCTCGCCGTGCTCATCGTGGACGGGCGAGAGGTGACGCGCCCGCGCGAGGAGCTGCCGCCCGAGGCCCGTGAGGGCGATGTGTTGGACCTGGACACGCTGAAGGTGGACCCGGCCGCCACCGAGCGCCTGCGCGCCCAGGTGCGCCGGGCCCGCGAGCGCGCCATGAAGAAGAAGACGCCACCGCCCGGGAATTTCGACCTGTAG
- a CDS encoding ComEC/Rec2 family competence protein, whose amino-acid sequence MSRHVRTLAVLLGVLLASACEQQPAPADGQKPSPTLARRYFGRPADGKLHVYFFDVGQGDATLIVSPTGRTVLVDAGPATAGTHLANRLPELLTDKLDLVVLTHPHPDHYSGLAAAVGAVGARKLLEPQLPNTLSNYDALLTSLAGNGVEVFSPSPSSADEPLRLPLGGDTELTVLWPRAPTEPLLVGDSAQELNSIVLRLTYKDTAVLLTGDARERTESHLLERKAPLRATLLKVGAHGDGAASSAPFLDAVHPGAAIISSGVNPRGNPAKAVLDRMVVQKIRVFRTDRDGEVHAISDGQRFTLTTQRHPAGTPAGTSEVFAGLGDSAPATQPALAALKPTSGQVALPAAVTKGKEAEASRTAVAPARSQGNVDISLDDGPTPAPKVVRNERPAPMKRSGKTQYVASRNSKLFHLPECRSAKRIKEKNLISFPNRDEAIAQHYEPARDCKP is encoded by the coding sequence ATGAGCCGACACGTCCGTACCCTGGCCGTCCTGCTCGGAGTGCTGCTCGCGAGCGCCTGCGAGCAGCAGCCCGCCCCCGCCGACGGACAGAAGCCCTCGCCCACCCTGGCCCGGCGCTACTTCGGCAGGCCCGCCGACGGGAAGCTGCACGTCTACTTTTTCGACGTGGGCCAGGGAGACGCCACCCTCATCGTCTCGCCCACCGGGCGCACGGTGCTCGTCGACGCCGGCCCCGCCACCGCCGGCACGCACCTGGCCAACCGGCTGCCCGAGCTGCTCACCGACAAGCTGGACCTGGTCGTCCTCACCCATCCGCACCCGGACCACTACAGCGGGCTGGCGGCGGCCGTGGGCGCGGTGGGGGCGCGCAAGCTGCTCGAGCCCCAGTTGCCCAACACCCTCTCGAACTACGACGCACTGCTCACCTCGCTCGCGGGCAACGGGGTGGAGGTCTTCTCGCCCTCCCCGTCCTCGGCCGACGAGCCCCTGCGCCTGCCACTCGGGGGTGACACGGAGCTGACCGTCCTCTGGCCGCGCGCGCCCACCGAGCCGCTGCTCGTGGGGGACTCCGCCCAGGAGCTCAACTCCATCGTCCTGCGGCTCACCTACAAGGACACCGCCGTGCTGCTGACCGGCGATGCACGGGAGCGGACCGAGAGCCACCTGCTCGAGCGCAAGGCCCCGCTGCGCGCCACGCTGCTGAAGGTGGGGGCCCATGGCGACGGCGCGGCCTCCAGCGCGCCCTTCCTCGACGCGGTGCACCCCGGAGCGGCCATCATCTCCTCGGGGGTGAACCCACGGGGCAATCCGGCGAAGGCGGTGTTGGATCGCATGGTGGTGCAGAAGATCCGCGTCTTCCGCACCGACCGGGATGGAGAGGTGCACGCCATCAGCGACGGCCAGCGCTTCACCCTCACCACGCAACGGCATCCCGCGGGCACGCCGGCGGGCACCAGCGAGGTCTTCGCGGGGCTCGGCGACTCCGCGCCGGCCACGCAGCCCGCACTGGCGGCCCTGAAGCCCACGTCGGGGCAGGTCGCCCTTCCCGCGGCGGTGACGAAGGGCAAGGAGGCCGAGGCGTCGCGCACGGCCGTGGCGCCCGCCAGGAGCCAGGGCAACGTGGACATCAGCCTGGACGATGGGCCCACGCCGGCCCCGAAGGTGGTCCGGAACGAGCGCCCCGCCCCGATGAAGAGGAGCGGGAAGACCCAGTACGTCGCCAGCCGCAACAGCAAGCTCTTCCACCTGCCGGAATGCCGCTCCGCCAAACGCATCAAGGAGAAGAATCTCATCTCCTTCCCCAACCGGGACGAGGCCATCGCCCAGCACTACGAGCCAGCCAGGGACTGCAAGCCCTGA
- a CDS encoding ABC transporter permease: MLEILEALLASTLEYFPALLFGALGATLSERSGVVNVGVEGMMRAGAFCAAVAAITVPTPLGVLVGMLAGGAMAAVHGYLSIRWRSDQVVSGMALNLVALAGGTYLLEALYGPNGTPPIQQLTRWHLSFLSHVPLLRAFSGHSALTWIALTLPFAFHLMLYRTPLGLRLRAVGDKPHAVATLGLSVPGLRWLAVVGGGMLAGLGGAALSTAVLDRFEQHTPAGLGFMALAATVFGRWTPLGAFFASLFFAAGNALRIGLASSAPGLAEVVPQGFLLALPYLLTLVLLAFQGQRTHAPAALGTPYEQESR, from the coding sequence GTGCTTGAAATCCTGGAAGCCCTTCTGGCCTCCACGCTGGAGTACTTCCCCGCGCTCCTCTTCGGCGCCCTGGGAGCCACGCTCTCCGAGCGCTCCGGCGTGGTGAACGTGGGCGTGGAGGGGATGATGCGCGCGGGCGCCTTCTGCGCGGCCGTGGCGGCCATCACCGTCCCCACCCCCCTGGGCGTGCTGGTGGGCATGCTCGCTGGTGGCGCCATGGCCGCCGTGCACGGCTACCTGAGCATCCGCTGGCGCTCGGACCAGGTGGTGTCCGGCATGGCCCTCAACCTCGTGGCGCTCGCGGGCGGCACCTACCTCCTCGAGGCCCTCTACGGGCCCAACGGCACGCCCCCCATCCAACAGCTCACCCGCTGGCACCTGTCCTTCCTGTCCCACGTGCCCCTGCTGCGCGCCTTCTCCGGCCACTCGGCCCTCACGTGGATCGCCCTGACGCTGCCCTTCGCCTTCCACCTGATGCTGTACCGCACGCCGCTAGGCCTGCGGCTGCGCGCCGTGGGCGACAAGCCCCACGCGGTGGCCACCCTCGGCCTGTCCGTGCCGGGGCTGCGCTGGTTGGCCGTGGTGGGCGGCGGCATGCTCGCCGGGCTGGGCGGGGCCGCCCTCTCCACCGCCGTGCTGGACCGCTTCGAGCAGCACACCCCGGCCGGCCTCGGCTTCATGGCCCTGGCCGCCACGGTGTTCGGCCGGTGGACGCCCCTGGGCGCCTTCTTCGCCTCGCTCTTCTTCGCCGCCGGCAACGCGCTGCGCATCGGCCTGGCCTCCAGCGCCCCGGGCCTCGCCGAGGTGGTGCCCCAGGGCTTCCTCCTCGCCCTGCCCTACCTGCTCACGCTGGTGCTGCTCGCCTTCCAGGGCCAGCGCACCCACGCCCCCGCCGCCCTCGGCACCCCCTACGAGCAGGAATCCCGCTGA
- a CDS encoding NAD(P)-dependent oxidoreductase, with protein MKKPAIAVLGVGRMGAALVSAFLKQGYGVDIWNRTRAKCEPLAAQGARIAATVRDAVAAADIVVVNVNDYGTSDGLLRPDEVTRALRGKLLVQLTSGSPDQAREQAAWARQHDVRYLDGAIMATPNLIGQPGCTVLYSGPAELFELCKPVLLALGGNAQYVGSDVGRASALDSALLVYMWGALFGTLQGVAVCEAEQVPLETFVGYVKALTPVVEGAVTDVLTRVQQGRFGSDATTLATLEIHHGALRHLLELCRERGLHREVPEAFDRLFQKAVQAGHGQDDFAVLTRFMR; from the coding sequence ATGAAGAAGCCAGCCATCGCGGTGCTGGGCGTGGGGCGCATGGGCGCCGCGCTCGTGAGTGCCTTTCTGAAGCAGGGGTACGGTGTCGACATCTGGAATCGCACGCGGGCGAAGTGCGAGCCCCTGGCCGCCCAGGGGGCCCGTATCGCGGCGACGGTGCGGGACGCGGTGGCGGCCGCGGACATCGTCGTGGTGAACGTGAATGACTACGGCACGAGCGACGGGCTGCTCCGGCCGGACGAGGTGACGCGGGCGCTGCGCGGGAAGCTGCTGGTGCAACTGACGTCCGGCTCACCGGACCAGGCGCGGGAGCAGGCCGCGTGGGCCCGGCAGCACGACGTCCGGTACCTGGATGGGGCCATCATGGCGACGCCGAACCTCATCGGGCAGCCGGGGTGCACCGTGTTGTACTCGGGCCCCGCCGAACTGTTCGAGCTGTGCAAGCCCGTGCTCCTCGCGCTCGGAGGCAATGCTCAGTACGTGGGCAGCGACGTGGGGCGGGCCTCCGCGCTGGACAGCGCGCTGCTCGTCTACATGTGGGGCGCGCTGTTCGGTACGCTCCAGGGCGTGGCCGTCTGTGAGGCGGAGCAGGTGCCGCTGGAGACCTTCGTGGGGTACGTGAAGGCCCTCACCCCCGTGGTGGAAGGCGCGGTGACGGATGTGCTGACGCGTGTGCAGCAGGGTCGCTTCGGCAGCGATGCGACGACGCTCGCGACGCTCGAAATCCACCACGGGGCGTTGCGGCACCTGCTGGAGCTGTGCAGGGAGCGCGGCCTGCACCGCGAGGTGCCGGAGGCCTTCGACCGGCTCTTCCAGAAGGCCGTCCAGGCGGGACACGGGCAGGACGACTTCGCCGTGCTGACCCGGTTCATGCGCTGA
- a CDS encoding sensor histidine kinase, with protein MKSDTHETRGDAMSAVAMAYGPRRMMATNGEGRGHLSAAGALDGTDVQHLDVCALTRHAVALLQATGHVETREVQLELPAEPVFARVSRQRLEQVLLHLIADAVDARRSGGDSIRAVRLTVEPQDDFGDYGPTFRVHYPARELPEAEATALAREAPQAGLKMARELVETLGGGFKVKSVGLTSTTVTVELPDQGTASW; from the coding sequence GTGAAATCAGACACACACGAGACACGAGGTGACGCGATGAGCGCGGTGGCGATGGCCTATGGGCCGCGGCGGATGATGGCGACGAACGGCGAGGGCCGCGGTCATCTCAGCGCGGCGGGCGCCCTGGACGGCACCGACGTGCAGCACCTGGATGTCTGCGCGCTGACGCGGCACGCGGTGGCGCTGCTCCAGGCCACCGGGCACGTGGAGACCCGCGAGGTGCAGTTGGAGCTGCCGGCGGAGCCGGTGTTCGCGCGGGTGAGCCGGCAGCGGCTGGAGCAGGTGCTGCTCCACCTCATCGCCGACGCGGTGGATGCGCGCCGGAGCGGAGGGGACAGCATCCGCGCCGTCCGGCTGACGGTGGAGCCGCAGGACGACTTCGGGGACTACGGCCCCACCTTCCGCGTGCACTACCCGGCACGCGAGCTGCCGGAGGCCGAGGCGACCGCCCTCGCGCGGGAGGCACCCCAGGCGGGCCTGAAGATGGCGCGCGAGCTGGTGGAGACCCTGGGCGGAGGCTTCAAGGTGAAGAGCGTGGGGCTGACGAGCACCACCGTCACGGTGGAGCTGCCGGACCAGGGCACCGCGAGCTGGTAG
- a CDS encoding TraR/DksA family transcriptional regulator, translating into MTEAQREKFKQKLLALHAELTGKAPAKIEPNRTDESRVGGDEDEQPLNEMMQAIASSRNRNMDGVLQRVVKALGKLRDEPDSFGECEECGDAILPGRLEAMPYAEFCVNCQGQKDAPKGGPTRRKLTDYT; encoded by the coding sequence GTGACCGAGGCACAGCGCGAGAAGTTCAAGCAGAAGCTGCTGGCGCTCCACGCGGAGCTGACGGGCAAGGCGCCAGCGAAGATCGAACCCAACCGCACGGACGAGTCGCGCGTGGGCGGGGACGAGGACGAGCAGCCGCTCAACGAGATGATGCAGGCCATCGCCTCCAGCCGGAACCGGAACATGGACGGCGTGCTGCAGCGCGTGGTGAAGGCGCTGGGCAAGCTGCGCGATGAGCCGGACTCCTTCGGCGAGTGCGAGGAGTGCGGCGACGCGATTCTCCCCGGCCGCCTGGAGGCCATGCCCTACGCGGAGTTCTGCGTGAACTGCCAGGGTCAGAAGGATGCTCCCAAGGGGGGTCCTACCCGACGCAAGCTCACCGATTACACCTGA
- a CDS encoding phospho-sugar mutase → MDVTGLKEKAEAWLRADPDPATVEELRGVLARGDWADMADRFAGDLEFGTAGLRGVMGAGPNRMNRAVVRRTTAGLARYLKATVPDVTTRGVVVGRDGRRLSAELAEDTACVLAAEGIPAHVFPQLAPTPLTAFACLHLNAAAAVMVTASHNPPEYNGYKVYWGNGAQIIPPHDRGIASFISKVEPANQVELLSPAEAHARGLWSDVPDSLGDAYLDAILKLRVHGRGSDSLSIVYTAMHGVGGVWMERAMKRAGFSHFHVVAEQQQPDGAFPTVRFPNPEEPGAMDLSTATAERVKAQLVLANDPDADRLAAMVRDGAGKLRMLTGNEVGVLLGHYVLVQGPTRRGKPHVITTIVSSTQLGAIAQELGVAYDEVLTGFKWIANRALEREKAEGTQFVFGYEEALGYTVGTVTRDKDGIGAALVFADLAAWCESRGTTVLGYLEEIQRRFGLYVSAQRNFTFPGAEGAQVISRIMEGFRRSPPTRVGELPVRSVLDYKKGEKLPPSNVLAFELEGGGRVTARPSGTEPKIKYYFELKETLGSGEPVEAARARGEARLRQFIDAFIALARERGQPEVGA, encoded by the coding sequence ATGGACGTGACGGGATTGAAGGAGAAGGCGGAGGCGTGGCTGCGGGCGGACCCGGACCCGGCCACCGTGGAGGAGCTGCGGGGCGTGCTCGCGCGCGGCGACTGGGCGGACATGGCGGACCGCTTCGCGGGCGACCTGGAGTTCGGCACCGCGGGCCTGCGCGGCGTGATGGGCGCGGGGCCCAACCGGATGAACCGCGCGGTGGTGCGGCGCACCACGGCGGGCTTGGCGCGCTACCTCAAGGCCACCGTCCCGGACGTCACCACCCGGGGCGTGGTGGTGGGCCGCGATGGCCGCCGGCTGAGCGCCGAGCTCGCCGAGGACACCGCCTGCGTGCTCGCCGCCGAGGGCATCCCCGCGCACGTCTTCCCCCAGCTGGCGCCCACGCCCCTCACCGCCTTCGCCTGCCTGCACCTCAACGCCGCGGCGGCGGTGATGGTGACGGCCAGCCACAACCCGCCCGAGTACAACGGCTACAAGGTGTACTGGGGCAACGGCGCTCAAATCATCCCGCCCCATGACAGGGGCATCGCCTCGTTCATCTCGAAGGTGGAGCCCGCCAACCAGGTGGAGCTGCTGTCCCCCGCGGAGGCGCACGCGCGCGGGCTGTGGAGCGACGTGCCGGACTCGCTGGGCGACGCGTACCTGGACGCCATCCTCAAGCTGCGCGTGCATGGGCGCGGCTCGGACTCGCTCTCCATCGTCTACACCGCCATGCATGGCGTGGGCGGCGTGTGGATGGAGCGGGCCATGAAGCGGGCGGGCTTCTCCCACTTCCACGTGGTGGCCGAGCAGCAGCAGCCGGACGGGGCCTTCCCCACCGTGCGCTTCCCCAACCCCGAGGAGCCTGGGGCCATGGACCTGTCCACGGCCACCGCCGAGCGGGTGAAGGCGCAGCTGGTGCTGGCCAACGACCCGGACGCGGACCGGCTGGCGGCGATGGTGCGCGACGGGGCGGGGAAGCTGCGCATGCTCACCGGCAACGAGGTGGGCGTGCTGCTGGGCCACTACGTGCTGGTGCAGGGGCCCACGCGGCGGGGCAAGCCCCACGTCATCACCACCATCGTGTCCTCGACGCAGCTCGGGGCCATCGCCCAGGAGCTGGGCGTCGCGTACGACGAGGTGCTCACCGGCTTCAAGTGGATCGCCAACCGGGCCCTGGAGCGCGAGAAGGCCGAGGGCACGCAGTTCGTCTTCGGCTACGAGGAGGCGCTCGGCTACACGGTGGGCACCGTGACGCGGGACAAGGACGGCATCGGCGCGGCGCTGGTGTTCGCGGACCTGGCCGCCTGGTGCGAGTCGCGCGGGACGACGGTGCTCGGCTACCTGGAGGAGATTCAACGCCGCTTCGGCCTGTACGTGAGCGCGCAGCGCAACTTCACCTTCCCGGGCGCCGAGGGTGCGCAGGTCATCTCGCGCATCATGGAGGGCTTCCGCCGCTCGCCGCCCACGCGCGTGGGGGAACTGCCGGTGAGGAGCGTGCTGGACTACAAGAAGGGCGAGAAGCTGCCTCCGTCCAATGTGCTCGCCTTCGAGCTGGAGGGCGGCGGCCGGGTGACGGCGCGTCCGTCCGGGACGGAGCCGAAGATCAAATACTACTTCGAGCTGAAGGAGACCTTGGGCTCCGGCGAGCCGGTGGAAGCCGCGCGCGCCCGGGGAGAGGCCCGGCTCCGACAGTTCATCGACGCCTTCATCGCGCTGGCGCGCGAGCGGGGGCAGCCGGAGGTGGGTGCGTGA